One genomic segment of Mastomys coucha isolate ucsf_1 unplaced genomic scaffold, UCSF_Mcou_1 pScaffold22, whole genome shotgun sequence includes these proteins:
- the Mettl27 gene encoding methyltransferase-like protein 27 isoform X2 encodes MPRCRDQLLPSPTRGLVCDLGRRWSTDNLLRPVREDGKLWQTSSLGGLCSRRRMTLEEAGRLPQVLARVGASHGITDLTCKLRFYDDWAPEYDQLQARGFLQVQGVDGSPEMLKQARARGLYHHLSLCTLGQEPLPNPEGTFDAVIIVGALSEGQVPCSAIPELLRVTKPGGLVCLTTRTNTSNLPYKEALEATLDSLEQAGAWERLVTQPVDHWELATSEQETGLGACANDGFISGIIYLYRKQGTR; translated from the exons ATGCCACGGTGTAGAGATCAGCTCCTGCCATCTCCCACTCGAGGTCTTGTTTGTGACTTGGGACGGCGTTGGAGCACTGATAACCTCCTCCGCCCGGTGAGGGAGGACGGAAAACTGTGGCAGACCTCATCGCTGGGTGGACTCTGTTCCCGCAGGAGGATGACTCTGGAGGAGGCTGGGAGGCTGCCCCAAGTACTGGCCCGGGTCGGGGCCTCCCATGGTATAACCGACCTGACCTGCAAGCTCCGCTTCTATGACGACTGGGCTCCGGAGTATGACCAG CTGCAGGCTCGGGGCTTTCTCCAGGTGCAGGGGGTGGATGGAAGCCCAGAAATGCTGAAGCAGGCGCGTGCACGTGGCCTGTACCACCACCTTAGCCTCTGTACCCTGGGCCAGGAGCCGCTGCCCAACCCTGAAG GGACCTTTGACGCGGTGATCATTGTGGGAGCCCTCAGTGAGGGACAGGTGCCCTGCAGTGCCATACCTGAGCTCTTAAGAGTCACGAAGCCAG GTGGACTCGTTTGTCTGACTACCAGGACCAACACATCCAACCTTCCATACAAGGAGGCGCTGGAAGCAACCTTAGACTCCCTGGAGCAGGCTGGAGCGTGGGAACGCCTGGTGACCCAGCCTGTGGACCACTGGGAGCTAGCAACTTCAGAACAAGAGACAGGGCTGGGAGCCTGTGCCAACGATGGCTTCATCTCTGGCATCATCTACCTTTACCGAAAGCAGGGGACAAGATGA
- the Mettl27 gene encoding methyltransferase-like protein 27 isoform X1 yields the protein MPRCRDQLLPSPTRGLVCDLGRRWSTDNLLRPVREDGKLWQTSSLGGLCSRRRMTLEEAGRLPQVLARVGASHGITDLTCKLRFYDDWAPEYDQDVAALKYQAPHLAVDCLSRALRGTPHDALVLDVACGTGLVAVELQARGFLQVQGVDGSPEMLKQARARGLYHHLSLCTLGQEPLPNPEGTFDAVIIVGALSEGQVPCSAIPELLRVTKPGGLVCLTTRTNTSNLPYKEALEATLDSLEQAGAWERLVTQPVDHWELATSEQETGLGACANDGFISGIIYLYRKQGTR from the exons ATGCCACGGTGTAGAGATCAGCTCCTGCCATCTCCCACTCGAGGTCTTGTTTGTGACTTGGGACGGCGTTGGAGCACTGATAACCTCCTCCGCCCGGTGAGGGAGGACGGAAAACTGTGGCAGACCTCATCGCTGGGTGGACTCTGTTCCCGCAGGAGGATGACTCTGGAGGAGGCTGGGAGGCTGCCCCAAGTACTGGCCCGGGTCGGGGCCTCCCATGGTATAACCGACCTGACCTGCAAGCTCCGCTTCTATGACGACTGGGCTCCGGAGTATGACCAG GATGTGGCTGCTTTGAAGTACCAAGCCCCGCACCTTGCTGTGGATTGTCTCAGTAGAGCCCTTCGGGGCACACCCCATGATGCCCTGGTCTTGGATGTAGCTTGTGGTACTGGCCTGGTAGCTGTGGAG CTGCAGGCTCGGGGCTTTCTCCAGGTGCAGGGGGTGGATGGAAGCCCAGAAATGCTGAAGCAGGCGCGTGCACGTGGCCTGTACCACCACCTTAGCCTCTGTACCCTGGGCCAGGAGCCGCTGCCCAACCCTGAAG GGACCTTTGACGCGGTGATCATTGTGGGAGCCCTCAGTGAGGGACAGGTGCCCTGCAGTGCCATACCTGAGCTCTTAAGAGTCACGAAGCCAG GTGGACTCGTTTGTCTGACTACCAGGACCAACACATCCAACCTTCCATACAAGGAGGCGCTGGAAGCAACCTTAGACTCCCTGGAGCAGGCTGGAGCGTGGGAACGCCTGGTGACCCAGCCTGTGGACCACTGGGAGCTAGCAACTTCAGAACAAGAGACAGGGCTGGGAGCCTGTGCCAACGATGGCTTCATCTCTGGCATCATCTACCTTTACCGAAAGCAGGGGACAAGATGA
- the Cldn4 gene encoding claudin-4 produces MASMGLQVLGIFLAVLGWLGVILSCALPMWRVTAFIGSNIVTAQTSWEGLWMNCVVQSTGQMQCKMYDSMLALPQDLQAARALMVISIIVGALGMLLSVVGGKCTNCMEDETVKAKIMITAGAVFIVAGMLIMVPVSWTAHNVIRDFYNPLVASGQKREMGASLYIGWAASGLLCLGGGLLCCSCPPRSNDKPYSAKYSAARSVPASNYV; encoded by the coding sequence ATGGCGTCCATGGGactacaggtgctgggaatcttcTTGGCAGTCCTGGGCTGGCTGGGAGTCATCCTGAGTTGTGCGCTCCCTATGTGGCGGGTGACCGCCTTCATCGGCAGCAACATAGTCACGGCACAGACCAGCTGGGAGGGCCTGTGGATGAACTGCGTGGTGCAGAGCACCGGCCAGATGCAGTGCAAGATGTACGACTCGATGCTCGCCCTGCCTCAGGACCTGCAGGCCGCCCGAGCCCTTATGGTCATCAGCATCATCGTGGGTGCTCTGGGGATGCTTCTTTCAGTGGTAGGGGGCAAGTGCACCAACTGCATGGAGGATGAGACCGTCAAGGCCAAGATCATGATCACCGCTGGAGCCGTGTTCATCGTGGCAGGCATGCTGATTATGGTGCCCGTGTCCTGGACCGCTCACAACGTCATCCGCGACTTCTACAACCCTCTGGTGGCTTCCGGGCAGAAAAGGGAGATGGGGGCCTCGCTTTACATCGGCTGGGCAGCCTCCGGGCTGCTGTGCCTGGGAGGAGGCCTCCTCTGCTGCAGTTGCCCACCTCGCAGCAACGACAAGCCCTACTCGGCCAAGTACTCCGCCGCCCGCTCTGTCCCCGCCAGCAACTATGTGTAA
- the Mettl27 gene encoding methyltransferase-like protein 27 isoform X3 has protein sequence MTLEEAGRLPQVLARVGASHGITDLTCKLRFYDDWAPEYDQDVAALKYQAPHLAVDCLSRALRGTPHDALVLDVACGTGLVAVELQARGFLQVQGVDGSPEMLKQARARGLYHHLSLCTLGQEPLPNPEGTFDAVIIVGALSEGQVPCSAIPELLRVTKPGGLVCLTTRTNTSNLPYKEALEATLDSLEQAGAWERLVTQPVDHWELATSEQETGLGACANDGFISGIIYLYRKQGTR, from the exons ATGACTCTGGAGGAGGCTGGGAGGCTGCCCCAAGTACTGGCCCGGGTCGGGGCCTCCCATGGTATAACCGACCTGACCTGCAAGCTCCGCTTCTATGACGACTGGGCTCCGGAGTATGACCAG GATGTGGCTGCTTTGAAGTACCAAGCCCCGCACCTTGCTGTGGATTGTCTCAGTAGAGCCCTTCGGGGCACACCCCATGATGCCCTGGTCTTGGATGTAGCTTGTGGTACTGGCCTGGTAGCTGTGGAG CTGCAGGCTCGGGGCTTTCTCCAGGTGCAGGGGGTGGATGGAAGCCCAGAAATGCTGAAGCAGGCGCGTGCACGTGGCCTGTACCACCACCTTAGCCTCTGTACCCTGGGCCAGGAGCCGCTGCCCAACCCTGAAG GGACCTTTGACGCGGTGATCATTGTGGGAGCCCTCAGTGAGGGACAGGTGCCCTGCAGTGCCATACCTGAGCTCTTAAGAGTCACGAAGCCAG GTGGACTCGTTTGTCTGACTACCAGGACCAACACATCCAACCTTCCATACAAGGAGGCGCTGGAAGCAACCTTAGACTCCCTGGAGCAGGCTGGAGCGTGGGAACGCCTGGTGACCCAGCCTGTGGACCACTGGGAGCTAGCAACTTCAGAACAAGAGACAGGGCTGGGAGCCTGTGCCAACGATGGCTTCATCTCTGGCATCATCTACCTTTACCGAAAGCAGGGGACAAGATGA